The Syngnathus typhle isolate RoL2023-S1 ecotype Sweden linkage group LG1, RoL_Styp_1.0, whole genome shotgun sequence genome includes a window with the following:
- the fosl1a gene encoding fos-related antigen 1a isoform X2: MYRGHGRAYPGGASGSNSASLESTTTSTTQEQFTMASSSQFVPSLNAITTNQDLQWLVQPSLMHPPGPSRSPVPPYPSLSRTCPQGPPPPPPSHLHFIRPGVIRASANQEAGTTRRRNDEHLSREEVERRRIRRERNKLAAAKCRNRRRELTDTLQNETDQLEDEKSRLQKEIAELQKQKEKLELVLEAHRPICKIQDSDSDSDTSAALSSLAGIKMEPEDYSVPGPSRLKQPAKAERPKPKITIPIKTSSSSSSSTLAVSQESESLHTPVLTSTPSLTPFTASMIFTYPSAPVDAPHQAPQPCGVAHRRSSSSGDQSDHSLHSPTILTL; encoded by the exons TTCACCATGGCCAGCTCCAGCCAATTCGTTCCAAGCCTCAACGCCATCACGACTAACCAGGATCTCCAGTGGCTGGTCCAACCCTCCCTTATGCATCCGCCAGGTCCTTCCCGCTCCCCGGTGCCACCTTACCCGTCCCTGTCCAGGACATGCCCGCAGGGTCCGCCGCCTCCGCCACCCTCCCATTTGCACTTCATCCGTCCAGGCGTCATCAGAGCGAGCGCCAACCAAGAGGCGGGTACGACACGGCGTAGGAACGACGAACAC TTGTctcgcgaggaggtggagagACGGAGAATAAGGAGAGAGCGCAACAAACTGGCGGCGGCCAAATGCCGCAATCGCCGTCGGGAGCTGACCGATACACTGCAAAAT GAGACCGACCAGCTGGAGGATGAAAAGTCACGTTTGCAGAAGGAGATAGCCGAGTTGCAAAAGCAGAAAGAGAAGCTGGAGCTGGTCCTGGAGGCACACCGTCCCATCTGCAAAATCCAAGACTCCGACTCCGACTCGGATACCAGCGCCGCGCTTTCGTCCTTGGCGGGCATCAAGATGGAGCCCGAGGACTACAGTGTGCCCGGACCATCGCGACTCAAGCAGCCCGCCAAGGCAGAAAGGCCCAAACCAAAGATCACCATCCCCATCAAGAcgtcctcctcatcttcatcatcaaccCTGGCCGTCAGCCAAGAGTCTGAGTCCCTGCACACCCCCGTCCTgacctccaccccctccctcacccCCTTCACGGCCAGCATGATTTTCACGTACCCCTCAGCCCCGGTGGATGCCCCTCATCAGGCCCCGCAGCCTTGCGGCGTGGCGCACcgacgcagcagcagcagcggcgatcAATCAGATCACTCCCTGCACTCGCCCACCATCCTCACACTGTGA
- the ccdc85b gene encoding coiled-coil domain-containing protein 85B, which translates to MSNEGELLTRELSKMSDEDLLACSKEELLSRLRKEESEKISALIQRGRLIKEVNKQLQGHLLEIRELKVINQRLQEENVELRDLCCFLDDDRLKVKKLAREWQHFGHHAAKVMREDLGGYLKKLAELERTQDGLVKENLDLKELCLVLEEECVSRSDSSPGGSTELALQCMVARDLGDGSSSTGSVGSPDQLHLVCSPDD; encoded by the coding sequence atgagcAACGAAGGGGAGCTCCTGACGCGGGAGCTGTCCAAAATGTCGGACGAGGACCTGCTGGCGTGCTCCAAGGAGGAGCTGCTGAGTCGTCTGCGCAAGGAGGAGTCAGAGAAGATCTCGGCGCTCATTCAGCGGGGGCGTCTCATCAAGGAGGTGAACAAGCAGCTCCAGGGCCACCTGCTGGAGATCCGCGAGCTCAAGGTCATCAACCAGCGTCTGCAGGAGGAGAACGTGGAGCTGCGGGACCTGTGTTGCTTCCTGGACGACGACCGACTCAAGGTGAAGAAGCTGGCTCGTGAGTGGCAGCACTTTGGCCACCACGCTGCCAAGGTCATGCGCGAAGACCTGGGTGGCTACCTGAAGAAGCTGGCTGAGCTAGAGCGCACCCAGGATGGCCTGGTCAAGGAGAACCTGGACCTGAAAGAGCTGTGTCTGGTCCTGGAGGAGGAGTGCGTCAGCCGGAGCGACTCCAGCCCCGGTGGGTCCACCGAGCTGGCCTTGCAGTGCATGGTGGCTCGGGACCTGGGGGACGGCAGCTCCAGTACGGGAAGCGTGGGGAGTCCGGACCAGCTCCACTTAGTGTGCTCGCCAGATGACTGA
- the fosl1a gene encoding fos-related antigen 1a isoform X1, which produces MYRGHGRAYPGGASGSNSASLESTTTSTTQEQKFTMASSSQFVPSLNAITTNQDLQWLVQPSLMHPPGPSRSPVPPYPSLSRTCPQGPPPPPPSHLHFIRPGVIRASANQEAGTTRRRNDEHLSREEVERRRIRRERNKLAAAKCRNRRRELTDTLQNETDQLEDEKSRLQKEIAELQKQKEKLELVLEAHRPICKIQDSDSDSDTSAALSSLAGIKMEPEDYSVPGPSRLKQPAKAERPKPKITIPIKTSSSSSSSTLAVSQESESLHTPVLTSTPSLTPFTASMIFTYPSAPVDAPHQAPQPCGVAHRRSSSSGDQSDHSLHSPTILTL; this is translated from the exons AAGTTCACCATGGCCAGCTCCAGCCAATTCGTTCCAAGCCTCAACGCCATCACGACTAACCAGGATCTCCAGTGGCTGGTCCAACCCTCCCTTATGCATCCGCCAGGTCCTTCCCGCTCCCCGGTGCCACCTTACCCGTCCCTGTCCAGGACATGCCCGCAGGGTCCGCCGCCTCCGCCACCCTCCCATTTGCACTTCATCCGTCCAGGCGTCATCAGAGCGAGCGCCAACCAAGAGGCGGGTACGACACGGCGTAGGAACGACGAACAC TTGTctcgcgaggaggtggagagACGGAGAATAAGGAGAGAGCGCAACAAACTGGCGGCGGCCAAATGCCGCAATCGCCGTCGGGAGCTGACCGATACACTGCAAAAT GAGACCGACCAGCTGGAGGATGAAAAGTCACGTTTGCAGAAGGAGATAGCCGAGTTGCAAAAGCAGAAAGAGAAGCTGGAGCTGGTCCTGGAGGCACACCGTCCCATCTGCAAAATCCAAGACTCCGACTCCGACTCGGATACCAGCGCCGCGCTTTCGTCCTTGGCGGGCATCAAGATGGAGCCCGAGGACTACAGTGTGCCCGGACCATCGCGACTCAAGCAGCCCGCCAAGGCAGAAAGGCCCAAACCAAAGATCACCATCCCCATCAAGAcgtcctcctcatcttcatcatcaaccCTGGCCGTCAGCCAAGAGTCTGAGTCCCTGCACACCCCCGTCCTgacctccaccccctccctcacccCCTTCACGGCCAGCATGATTTTCACGTACCCCTCAGCCCCGGTGGATGCCCCTCATCAGGCCCCGCAGCCTTGCGGCGTGGCGCACcgacgcagcagcagcagcggcgatcAATCAGATCACTCCCTGCACTCGCCCACCATCCTCACACTGTGA
- the fibpa gene encoding fibroblast growth factor (acidic) intracellular binding protein a: MAVELDVFVGNTTIMDEEVYQLWLDGYTVNDAVKVRMEGGALDECEANADVLLSDTMDQYRTFQMCERLLHSPSKLANQLLFQIPPHRQAMLIERYYDFDDVFVREVLGKKLSKGTKKDLDDISAKTGVTLKSCRRQFDNFKRVFKVVEELKGPLVENIRQHFLLSDKLGRDYAAIVFFANNRFETGKRKLQYLTFQDFAFCAGQLINNWTVGAVDNMVEDMDVDLDKEFLQELKELKILISDKDLLDQHKSLVCTALRGKTKAFPEMETNFKNLSRGLVNIAAKLTNTKDVRDFFIDLVEKFIEPCRSDRWTAADMRLYLTHYSNSAHILDTFKHQVVWDRYMNVIKSCIFKMYHD, encoded by the exons ATGGCTGTTGAGCTGGATGTGTTTGTGGGTAACACCACTATCATGGACGAGGAGGTTTATCAGCTCTGGTTGGATGGATATACAG TAAACGATGCCGTGAAGGTCCGAATGGAGGGCGGAGCGCTGGACGAGTGCGAGGCGAATGCGGACGTGCTGTTGAGTGACACGATGGACCAGTACAGAACCTTCCAGATGTGTGAGCGCCTGTTGCACAGCCCATCCAAACTGGCCAATCAGCTGCTCTTCCAGATCCCGCCACATCGCCAAGCCATGCTCATTGAGAG ATACTATGACTTTGATGACGTGTTTGTGCGCGAAGTCCTGGGCAAGAAACTATCAAAGGGAACCAAGAAAGACTTGGATGACATCAGCGCCAAGACCGGCGTGACTCTGAAAAGCTGCAGACGACAG TTTGACAACTTCAAGCGTGTTTTCAAAGTGGTGGAAGAGCTAAAGGGCCCTCTAGTGGAGAACATACGTCAGCATTTCCTTCTCTCTGACAAGCTTGGAAG GGATTACGCAGCCATTGTGTTCTTTGCCAACAATCGCTTTGAGACGGGGAAAAGAAAGCTGCAGTATCTCACGTTCCAGGATTTTGCTTTCTGCGCCGGGCAGCTTATCAACAACTGGACAGTTGGAGCTGTTG aTAATATGGTGGAAGATATGGATGTGGATCTTGACAAAGAATTCCTCCAAGAACTGAAAGAACTGAAGATTTTAATCTCTGACAAAGATCTGCTGGATCAACACAAAAg TCTTGTCTGCACAGCCCTCAGGGGGAAAACAAAAGCTTTTCCTGAGATGGAGACCAATTTCAAG AATCTTTCCAGAGGCCTTGTGAACATCGCGGCCAAGTTAACCAACACCAAAGATGTCCGTGATTTCTTCATCGACCTCGTGGAGAAG TTCATCGAGCCGTGTCGCTCGGACCGATGGACGGCGGCGGACATGAGGCTCTACTTGACTCACTACAGCAACTCGGCGCATATACTAGACACCTTCAA